One Chryseobacterium indoltheticum DNA segment encodes these proteins:
- the ccoN gene encoding cytochrome-c oxidase, cbb3-type subunit I: METQKFSYDNSIVRAFLYATIVFGIIGFVFGLTAALMLFYPELPEFLFGTDDTTINSLASGNIQGLINTNGALGFGRIRMLHTNTVIFAFVCNIVYVGVYYSTQRLLKTRMYSDTLSWIHFWTWQFMIVATFITFFMGINTSKEYAEHEWPIDILIAVSWIIFGANMILTIAKRRVRHLYVAIWFYLGTWVAVAMLHIFNNLEVPLTFSGWKSYSAYAGAKDAIVQWWYGHNAVAFVLTTPVLGLMYYFLPKAADRPVFSYKLSIIHFWSLIFVYIWAGPHHLQYTALPAWAQAVGTGFSIMLIAPSWGGMLNGLLTLRGAWDKVRENPILKFFVVAVTCYGMATFEGPLLATKNINKIGHFTDWVIGHVHLGALGWNGFMAFGVIYYLVPIMWRTKMWSVKLANWHFWLGTLGIIFYAVPMYIAGFTQGLMWKQFNPDGTLLWKNWLDTVTAIIPYFKMRFVGGLFYLSGGLLMVVNVYMTIKKGSFQKEVPAEAPALANISNRRKEGEGLHLWLERMPILMTVLALLTISIGSMVEIIPTLSLKKSVPTISAVKPYSPLELEGRDLYIREGCNACHSQMVRPFRDEIVRFNGKNGQYSKAGEFVYDRPFLWGSKRTGPDLHREGGKNPSSWHYKHMYNPRQTSAGSIMPRYPWLISNNLDRSQMVDKIKFMKNTYDVPYTKAQIDTADKWADNQAAKIVKDIFVEAADLKEAYAKRPQGELEKKEIIALIAYLQRLGTDIKTTEIKTASN, encoded by the coding sequence ATGGAGACACAAAAGTTTAGTTATGACAACAGTATTGTTCGTGCATTCCTATACGCGACCATAGTTTTTGGAATTATAGGTTTCGTATTTGGACTTACGGCAGCATTGATGCTTTTCTATCCTGAGCTTCCTGAGTTTTTGTTTGGAACTGACGATACAACAATCAACAGTCTTGCATCAGGAAACATACAAGGGTTAATTAATACCAACGGTGCGTTAGGGTTTGGTAGAATAAGAATGTTACACACCAATACGGTAATTTTTGCATTCGTATGTAATATCGTTTATGTGGGGGTTTATTACTCTACTCAAAGATTATTAAAAACAAGAATGTACAGCGATACTTTATCGTGGATTCATTTTTGGACATGGCAATTTATGATCGTTGCTACGTTTATCACATTCTTTATGGGGATCAACACCTCAAAAGAATATGCTGAGCACGAGTGGCCAATCGATATATTAATCGCAGTTTCGTGGATCATTTTCGGAGCGAATATGATTTTAACGATTGCAAAAAGAAGAGTAAGACACCTTTACGTAGCCATTTGGTTCTATCTTGGAACTTGGGTTGCTGTAGCGATGCTTCACATATTCAACAACTTAGAAGTACCTTTAACGTTCTCTGGCTGGAAATCATATTCAGCTTATGCAGGAGCAAAAGATGCCATCGTACAATGGTGGTATGGTCACAATGCGGTAGCATTCGTATTGACGACTCCGGTTTTAGGTTTAATGTATTATTTCTTACCTAAAGCTGCTGACAGACCTGTATTTTCATACAAACTATCAATCATTCACTTTTGGTCATTGATTTTCGTATATATCTGGGCTGGTCCTCACCACCTTCAGTATACTGCTTTACCAGCATGGGCTCAAGCAGTGGGAACTGGTTTCTCGATCATGCTTATTGCGCCATCTTGGGGAGGTATGCTAAACGGTCTTCTTACCTTAAGAGGAGCTTGGGATAAAGTAAGAGAAAATCCTATTTTGAAATTCTTCGTAGTTGCTGTTACCTGTTATGGTATGGCAACATTTGAAGGACCTCTTTTGGCAACAAAAAATATCAATAAAATTGGTCACTTTACAGACTGGGTTATCGGTCACGTACATTTAGGAGCATTAGGATGGAATGGTTTCATGGCATTCGGTGTTATCTATTATTTGGTACCGATCATGTGGAGAACCAAAATGTGGTCTGTAAAATTAGCGAATTGGCATTTCTGGTTGGGTACTTTAGGAATTATTTTCTATGCTGTACCAATGTATATCGCTGGATTTACGCAAGGTTTGATGTGGAAACAATTTAATCCGGACGGAACTTTATTGTGGAAAAACTGGCTAGATACCGTTACCGCAATTATTCCTTACTTTAAAATGAGATTCGTAGGTGGATTATTCTATCTATCAGGAGGTCTTTTAATGGTGGTGAATGTTTACATGACAATCAAAAAAGGATCTTTCCAAAAAGAAGTTCCTGCAGAAGCACCTGCTTTGGCTAACATCAGCAACAGACGTAAAGAAGGAGAAGGTCTTCACCTTTGGCTAGAAAGAATGCCAATCTTGATGACAGTTTTAGCATTACTTACCATTTCTATAGGTAGTATGGTAGAAATCATTCCTACTTTATCATTAAAGAAAAGTGTACCTACAATTTCTGCGGTGAAACCTTATTCACCATTAGAATTAGAAGGTAGAGATTTATATATCCGTGAAGGTTGTAACGCTTGTCACTCACAAATGGTAAGACCATTCAGAGATGAGATCGTAAGATTTAACGGTAAAAACGGACAGTACTCTAAAGCTGGAGAATTTGTTTACGACAGACCTTTCCTTTGGGGATCGAAAAGAACTGGACCAGATTTGCATAGAGAAGGTGGTAAAAACCCAAGTTCTTGGCACTATAAGCATATGTACAACCCAAGACAAACGTCTGCAGGTTCTATTATGCCACGTTACCCTTGGTTGATTTCAAATAACCTTGACCGTTCTCAAATGGTAGACAAAATCAAGTTTATGAAAAACACCTACGATGTACCTTATACAAAAGCTCAGATTGATACTGCAGATAAATGGGCAGATAATCAGGCTGCGAAAATTGTAAAAGATATCTTTGTAGAGGCAGCTGACCTTAAAGAAGCTTATGCTAAAAGACCACAGGGAGAACTAGAGAAAAAAGAGATTATCGCTCTTATCGCTTATCTTCAGAGATTAGGTACAGACATTAAAACGACAGAAATAAAAACAGCTAGTAACTAA
- a CDS encoding cbb3-type cytochrome oxidase subunit 3, whose translation MIPQNFKDILSNTENAGLYQTLALIFFMLFFIALIIYVFSRPKKYYKEEEHAPLGDDEDDFNLKN comes from the coding sequence ATGATTCCTCAAAATTTTAAAGATATATTATCCAATACTGAAAATGCAGGTTTGTATCAAACATTGGCTCTGATTTTCTTTATGTTGTTTTTCATAGCTTTGATAATCTATGTTTTTAGCAGGCCTAAAAAATATTACAAAGAAGAAGAGCACGCTCCACTTGGGGATGACGAAGATGATTTTAATTTAAAAAATTAA
- a CDS encoding cbb3-type cytochrome c oxidase N-terminal domain-containing protein: MRQRTPVVVNILIITVLLVIFYYLFVQSYSFLASPYFWGTVVISAILAYIHSAIGDLIENNKFKKLTAEEKSAYLNEKKIPFLRRQYDAAFKKQSDTHEKDILIDHGFDGIMELDNQLPKWWLGLFYFGTVFCIVYICAYAFTDFAHPISEYDKEYKEQEAAIAKYLADQPPVTIESAVFSEDNIAAGEEIFKTNCVSCHSDGGKGGIGPNLTDNFWHNQPEKTLFKNVFHVVENGVTGTAMQAWGKNGVLPGGDIEKVAAYVYSINQLKKPITPKEGGAPPYGDEAHWEKQ; this comes from the coding sequence ATGAGACAAAGAACACCGGTTGTTGTAAACATTTTAATAATAACAGTATTATTAGTAATATTTTATTATTTATTTGTTCAGAGCTACTCGTTTTTAGCTTCACCATATTTCTGGGGAACTGTTGTGATCAGTGCTATTTTGGCATACATTCACAGCGCTATCGGAGATTTGATTGAGAACAATAAATTTAAAAAATTAACGGCTGAAGAGAAATCTGCTTATTTAAATGAAAAGAAAATTCCTTTTCTTAGAAGACAATATGATGCAGCTTTCAAAAAGCAATCAGACACTCACGAAAAAGATATTCTTATCGACCATGGTTTCGATGGAATTATGGAATTAGATAATCAATTACCAAAATGGTGGTTAGGTCTATTCTATTTCGGAACTGTATTCTGTATCGTTTATATTTGTGCTTATGCTTTTACAGATTTTGCACACCCAATAAGCGAATACGATAAAGAATATAAAGAACAAGAAGCTGCAATTGCAAAATATCTTGCAGATCAACCACCAGTAACAATAGAATCGGCAGTTTTCTCTGAAGATAATATTGCGGCAGGTGAAGAAATTTTCAAAACCAACTGTGTATCTTGTCACTCAGATGGTGGTAAGGGAGGTATCGGACCAAACCTTACAGATAATTTCTGGCATAACCAACCTGAGAAAACATTATTCAAAAACGTATTTCACGTAGTTGAAAATGGTGTTACAGGAACAGCAATGCAGGCTTGGGGCAAAAATGGAGTTCTTCCAGGAGGTGATATTGAAAAAGTAGCAGCGTATGTTTACTCTATCAACCAGCTAAAAAAACCAATTACACCTAAAGAAGGAGGCGCACCACCATACGGTGATGAAGCTCATTGGGAAAAACAGTAA
- the ccoG gene encoding cytochrome c oxidase accessory protein CcoG: MSKIDEDIARGGQGQVLDPETYRDSIGTMEQSGKRKWVFPKKPKGKYTNYRNLVSYTLLIVYFAIPFIKINGNPFFLFNVIDREFFIAGQPFYPQDFFILTLGAIASLIFIIIFTIAFGRIFCGWICPQTIFLESVFRKIEYLIEGDRNKQMKLDRQEWNTEKIWKRSLKWAVYIIISLIITHFMFMYIVGYEQVLNIISEGPFTHPTNFMVMILFTAAFYFVFAWFREQVCTLVCPYGRLQGVLIDKETINVFYDYKRGENRSKWRKGEDRKAAGKGDCIDCYQCVVVCPTGIDIRDGQQLECVNCTACIDACDEVMEKVGLPKGLVRYASEKEIETGAPYKFTGRMKGFAVVLVLLVGFLGYLLSSRGEMEAKFIKPAGSTFFVKDGKILNTYNYTFLNKTNDKKIVTIKVIEPAHAEVGYSASSKITVERDKISKGTINISFPESEMNLSKQNITIGVYDMKGKLIDSYQTYFEGPFKLQF; encoded by the coding sequence ATGTCAAAAATAGATGAAGACATCGCTCGCGGTGGACAGGGGCAGGTTTTAGACCCTGAGACCTATAGAGATTCTATAGGCACAATGGAACAATCCGGGAAAAGAAAATGGGTTTTTCCAAAAAAACCAAAAGGTAAATACACCAATTACAGAAACCTCGTAAGTTATACGCTGCTAATTGTATATTTTGCCATTCCGTTTATTAAAATCAATGGAAATCCGTTCTTTTTATTTAACGTTATCGATAGAGAATTTTTTATTGCAGGACAGCCATTTTATCCGCAAGATTTTTTTATCCTTACACTAGGCGCTATTGCATCTCTTATTTTCATTATTATTTTTACGATTGCATTCGGAAGAATTTTCTGCGGGTGGATTTGTCCTCAGACAATTTTTTTGGAATCTGTCTTTCGTAAAATAGAATACCTGATTGAAGGAGATCGTAATAAGCAAATGAAGCTTGACAGACAGGAGTGGAATACAGAAAAAATCTGGAAAAGAAGTTTAAAGTGGGCGGTTTACATAATAATTTCTTTAATCATTACCCACTTTATGTTCATGTATATTGTAGGATATGAGCAGGTATTAAACATTATTTCAGAAGGGCCATTTACTCATCCTACCAACTTTATGGTGATGATTCTGTTTACGGCTGCTTTTTACTTTGTGTTTGCATGGTTCAGAGAGCAGGTTTGTACACTGGTTTGTCCCTACGGAAGATTACAGGGTGTTTTAATTGACAAGGAAACCATCAATGTATTTTACGATTATAAAAGAGGTGAAAACCGTTCTAAATGGAGAAAAGGTGAAGACCGAAAAGCAGCAGGAAAAGGAGATTGCATCGATTGTTATCAGTGTGTGGTAGTTTGCCCTACCGGAATTGATATCAGAGACGGGCAACAGCTGGAATGTGTAAACTGTACGGCATGTATCGATGCTTGTGACGAAGTGATGGAAAAAGTTGGTTTACCGAAGGGTTTGGTGCGTTATGCATCTGAAAAGGAAATAGAAACCGGCGCTCCGTACAAATTTACCGGAAGAATGAAAGGCTTTGCAGTCGTTTTGGTCTTATTGGTAGGATTTTTAGGATATTTACTCTCAAGTCGTGGCGAGATGGAAGCAAAATTCATTAAACCTGCGGGAAGTACCTTCTTTGTAAAAGACGGGAAAATACTCAATACATACAACTATACTTTCCTTAATAAAACAAACGACAAAAAAATTGTTACGATCAAAGTAATCGAGCCTGCTCATGCAGAAGTAGGGTACAGCGCATCGAGCAAAATTACTGTAGAACGTGACAAGATTTCTAAAGGGACGATCAACATCAGCTTTCCGGAATCGGAAATGAATCTGTCTAAACAAAACATCACTATCGGCGTTTATGATATGAAAGGAAAATTGATCGATTCTTATCAAACGTATTTCGAAGGACCTTTTAAATTACAGTTTTAA
- a CDS encoding FixH family protein — protein MKNFTWGHGIFLALASFIIFILSMIFLFPNGQKNSEMVTDKYYEEELLYQSVIDAKKRADLLEEKPAYSQSAEGIKLTFPEGIDNSNSVVSFVLNRSDDQNLDVKKTVKLDANRAFVIPASVLKNGNYTLRLHWIKDKIDYRLDYDVIWK, from the coding sequence ATGAAAAATTTCACTTGGGGACACGGTATTTTTTTAGCTCTAGCCTCATTTATTATATTTATTTTATCAATGATTTTTCTTTTTCCAAACGGACAGAAAAACTCTGAAATGGTGACCGACAAATATTATGAAGAAGAACTTCTTTACCAGTCTGTAATTGATGCTAAGAAAAGAGCAGACTTACTTGAAGAAAAACCGGCGTATTCTCAATCCGCTGAAGGAATTAAATTGACCTTTCCAGAAGGTATCGACAACTCAAATTCTGTGGTAAGTTTTGTCTTAAACAGATCTGATGATCAAAATCTGGATGTTAAAAAGACGGTTAAGCTAGATGCAAATCGGGCATTCGTTATTCCTGCTTCGGTTTTGAAAAATGGTAATTATACTTTAAGACTCCATTGGATAAAAGATAAAATCGACTACAGACTCGATTATGACGTGATATGGAAATAG
- a CDS encoding sulfite exporter TauE/SafE family protein has translation MEIALIISAIGLGFASGFHCIGMCGPIALSMGLTKKQATNYYLQNLTYQFGRIVTYAFLGAILGIVGQGFEMAGFQQYLTIGVGVLLIIMALFSFGGKDFASKIPFISKFLFKVKSNLGKLLQKADYRSRFTTGILNGFLPCGMVYMALTASLASGGIWQGASFMALFGLGTLPFMFTVVLVGNLMNQAFRTKILKAIPVVMIILGGLFILRGLELGIPYISPPSEAMKVSPEHDVNCHNTDPNHKHNAVTCH, from the coding sequence ATGGAAATAGCATTGATCATATCTGCAATTGGTTTAGGCTTCGCATCCGGTTTTCACTGTATCGGAATGTGCGGTCCCATAGCGTTATCAATGGGTTTAACCAAAAAGCAGGCTACGAATTACTATCTTCAAAATCTCACGTATCAGTTCGGGAGAATTGTCACTTATGCTTTTTTAGGTGCAATTCTGGGAATTGTAGGTCAGGGATTTGAGATGGCAGGCTTTCAGCAATATCTTACCATCGGAGTGGGGGTTTTGCTGATCATCATGGCATTATTTTCATTTGGTGGAAAAGATTTTGCTTCAAAAATTCCTTTTATTTCCAAATTTCTTTTTAAAGTTAAATCAAACCTTGGAAAACTGCTTCAGAAAGCAGATTACCGCTCAAGATTCACCACAGGTATTCTGAATGGATTTTTACCATGCGGAATGGTCTATATGGCTTTAACGGCAAGTCTTGCAAGTGGCGGAATTTGGCAGGGCGCTTCTTTTATGGCATTATTTGGATTGGGTACACTTCCATTTATGTTTACTGTCGTCTTAGTCGGAAATCTGATGAATCAGGCATTTAGAACTAAAATTTTAAAAGCAATTCCTGTTGTAATGATTATCCTTGGTGGATTGTTTATTCTACGAGGCCTTGAACTTGGAATCCCTTACATCTCTCCGCCATCGGAAGCAATGAAAGTTTCTCCGGAACATGATGTGAATTGTCACAATACAGATCCTAATCATAAACATAATGCGGTAACGTGTCATTAA
- the serS gene encoding serine--tRNA ligase: MLQVNFLRDNKERVLEGLKKRQFKNLELVDEAIVTDEERKKIQFELDSQLSEINKISKEIGILMKEGKREEAEASKSKTAQFKESSKELQLQLEGIEKSLLTILYQIPNVPYELVKAGVSADDNEIIYQSHDVEGLGEGAIPHWELAKKYNLIDFELGVKIAGAGFPVYFGKGARLQRALVQYFLDKNTDAGYLEVNPPHVVNEASGYGTGQLPDKEGQMYYINADDLYLIPTAEVPVTNLYRDVLLDEKDLPIKNTAFSQCYRREAGSYGAHVRGLNRLHQFEKVEIVRLEKPENSYAVLEEMVEHIKSILEDLELPYRVLRLCGGDTGFAAAMTYDFEVWSAAQEKWLEVSSVSNFETFQANRLKCRYKADGKSQLVHTLNGSAMALPRIMAALLENNQTAEGIKLPKKIAEYARFELIN; this comes from the coding sequence ATGTTACAGGTTAATTTTTTGCGCGACAATAAAGAACGCGTTTTAGAAGGTCTTAAGAAAAGACAATTCAAGAATCTTGAATTGGTAGACGAGGCTATCGTTACCGATGAAGAAAGAAAAAAAATTCAGTTTGAATTAGATTCTCAACTTTCAGAGATCAATAAAATCTCCAAAGAAATTGGTATTTTAATGAAAGAAGGAAAAAGAGAAGAAGCTGAAGCATCCAAATCTAAAACAGCACAGTTCAAAGAGTCGAGTAAAGAATTACAGTTACAGCTTGAAGGCATTGAGAAATCTTTGCTTACTATTTTGTATCAGATTCCAAACGTTCCTTACGAATTGGTAAAGGCTGGTGTTTCTGCAGATGATAACGAAATTATTTATCAGTCTCATGATGTGGAAGGTTTAGGAGAAGGTGCGATTCCTCACTGGGAACTGGCAAAAAAATACAACCTGATCGATTTTGAATTGGGAGTAAAAATCGCCGGAGCCGGTTTTCCTGTGTATTTTGGGAAAGGAGCGAGGCTTCAGAGAGCTTTGGTTCAATATTTCTTAGATAAAAATACGGATGCAGGTTATCTTGAAGTTAATCCTCCGCATGTTGTGAATGAAGCTTCAGGTTACGGAACTGGGCAATTGCCGGATAAAGAAGGGCAGATGTATTACATCAATGCAGATGATTTATATCTGATTCCAACAGCGGAAGTTCCGGTGACGAATTTATACCGTGATGTTTTGTTGGACGAAAAAGATCTTCCAATTAAAAACACAGCATTTTCACAATGCTACAGAAGGGAAGCGGGAAGTTACGGAGCTCACGTAAGAGGTTTGAACCGTCTTCACCAATTTGAAAAAGTAGAAATTGTAAGATTAGAGAAACCTGAGAATTCTTATGCTGTTTTGGAAGAAATGGTAGAACATATCAAGTCTATTTTAGAAGATCTTGAGTTGCCATACAGAGTATTAAGACTTTGTGGTGGTGATACAGGTTTTGCCGCTGCAATGACTTATGATTTTGAAGTTTGGAGTGCCGCTCAGGAAAAATGGTTGGAAGTAAGTTCAGTTTCTAATTTTGAAACTTTCCAGGCAAACCGATTGAAGTGTCGTTACAAAGCAGACGGAAAATCTCAGTTAGTGCATACGTTAAATGGTTCTGCAATGGCTTTGCCAAGAATTATGGCAGCTTTGCTTGAAAATAATCAGACAGCAGAAGGAATTAAACTTCCTAAGAAAATCGCTGAATATGCGAGATTTGAATTGATTAATTAA
- the asnB gene encoding asparagine synthase (glutamine-hydrolyzing) produces MCGICGYYSFRKEISSKNILEMNNAIRHRGPDDEGFWISDGFYGKSFSGKDSIQKIKETFPVLNEFSSKIALGFRRLSILDLSEKGHQPMLSDNDKITITFNGEIYNFKKLRKELEILGYHFKSNSDTEVILKSYEEWGTEMFSRFDGMFAIALVDLEKQKLILGRDRVGLKPLFYFKNENVLVWASEIKSILKNEYIKPEINWNGVYTNFLFQTTLAPETCFQNIFSLDPASFLVLDLNDFSISKQLYWNFPTKKIENITAEEAAAKVDGLLAESIKEQLFADVPVTSMMSGGIDSTLITAKAKPFKSDINAFTISYQFSESEVKNASLMAEKIDIQHDVKKVSDEEILNQLKENVQHFEEPYSSLEVLMNAAEFAKNKGFKVVLSGNGADELFAGYSHSIKLNKWLSMRKFNAVRHFIFTNDDFSRKVKNYFSQDDMLDFFRQSQVGMKPFEAKSIFSDVVFNTIKTNLKDKKLSETKDYQGLFEYDMKYSLSSHHVFRDDLSAMKYGVEFRYPYLSNDLIDYVSSLPEKLRYNGIKNKPLLRKVADQYLPAEILKMPKRGFSFPLAHFIKTEPKVREFILENLNSLKKRNFFKPEIIDQWWNNEKNEYDCVKIWQLVTFELWYQKYFENQ; encoded by the coding sequence ATGTGCGGCATCTGCGGTTATTATTCATTCAGGAAAGAAATTTCGTCTAAAAATATTTTAGAGATGAATAATGCAATTCGTCACCGCGGGCCGGATGATGAAGGTTTCTGGATTTCTGATGGTTTTTATGGTAAATCTTTCTCTGGAAAAGATTCAATACAAAAAATTAAAGAAACTTTTCCTGTTTTAAATGAATTTTCTTCAAAAATTGCTTTAGGTTTTCGCAGACTTTCCATTTTAGATTTATCTGAAAAAGGTCATCAACCGATGCTTTCAGATAATGATAAAATTACGATTACATTCAATGGAGAGATTTATAATTTTAAAAAACTCCGCAAAGAGCTTGAAATTTTAGGTTATCATTTTAAAAGCAATTCAGATACAGAAGTTATTTTAAAATCGTACGAAGAGTGGGGAACGGAAATGTTTTCCCGATTTGACGGTATGTTTGCCATTGCTTTAGTCGATTTAGAAAAACAAAAGTTGATTCTTGGAAGAGATAGAGTAGGTTTAAAGCCTTTGTTTTATTTTAAAAATGAAAATGTTTTAGTTTGGGCTTCCGAAATAAAATCTATTCTGAAAAATGAATACATCAAGCCAGAAATCAATTGGAATGGAGTTTACACTAATTTTCTTTTTCAAACCACGTTAGCGCCGGAGACGTGTTTTCAAAATATATTTTCATTAGATCCTGCTTCTTTCTTAGTTTTAGATTTAAATGATTTCTCAATATCAAAACAACTTTATTGGAATTTTCCGACTAAAAAAATAGAAAATATTACGGCAGAAGAAGCGGCTGCAAAAGTAGATGGTTTACTTGCTGAAAGTATTAAAGAACAGCTTTTTGCTGACGTTCCGGTCACAAGTATGATGAGTGGCGGAATAGATTCAACCTTGATTACTGCGAAAGCTAAACCATTCAAAAGTGACATCAACGCATTTACCATTTCTTATCAATTTTCGGAAAGCGAAGTGAAAAATGCTTCTTTAATGGCTGAAAAAATTGATATTCAGCATGATGTGAAAAAAGTTTCTGATGAAGAGATTTTAAACCAATTAAAAGAAAATGTTCAGCATTTTGAAGAACCATACAGCAGTCTTGAAGTCCTGATGAACGCTGCAGAATTTGCAAAGAATAAAGGATTTAAAGTTGTCTTAAGCGGAAATGGAGCCGATGAGCTTTTTGCGGGATATTCTCATTCTATAAAGCTTAATAAATGGCTTTCGATGAGAAAGTTTAATGCGGTCCGCCATTTTATTTTTACCAATGATGATTTTTCAAGAAAAGTAAAAAATTATTTTTCTCAGGACGATATGCTTGATTTTTTCAGACAAAGTCAGGTTGGTATGAAACCTTTTGAGGCTAAAAGCATTTTTTCTGATGTTGTTTTTAATACAATTAAAACGAATTTAAAAGATAAAAAATTATCTGAAACCAAAGATTATCAAGGTCTTTTTGAGTATGATATGAAATATTCACTTTCTTCACACCATGTTTTCAGAGATGATTTGAGTGCAATGAAATATGGTGTTGAATTTCGTTATCCTTATTTGAGCAACGATTTGATTGATTATGTTTCCTCTTTACCTGAGAAATTACGATACAACGGAATTAAGAATAAACCACTTTTAAGGAAAGTTGCAGACCAATATCTTCCTGCAGAAATTCTGAAAATGCCAAAGCGTGGATTTTCTTTTCCACTTGCTCATTTTATTAAAACCGAGCCGAAAGTAAGAGAATTTATTCTTGAAAATCTGAATAGCTTAAAAAAGAGAAATTTCTTCAAGCCAGAAATTATTGATCAATGGTGGAACAATGAAAAAAACGAGTACGATTGTGTGAAAATCTGGCAATTGGTGACTTTTGAGCTTTGGTATCAGAAATATTTTGAAAATCAATAA
- a CDS encoding MATE family efflux transporter has translation MKQLKVVQTFISRFLILILSFGLVIFSTNMWGSEGKGTISIVIANVALVSFFSSIFSGSSTSYFARKFKVEQVLVYSYLWSLIVGTAVPLIFSFAAIQNEFLYYLIGISVFSSLLSTNISLFIGTQNIRFFNIYTVLQQFFHVLFIAILIYIVKLKDVSVYFLAQIFCLAFLFLTSLILILKKCKFSEFSFSKFVFINMFEYGWKTQLSAFIQFLNYRLSFYFLEYFEGIAVVGIFSIGITFSEAIWTITRSIAVVLYSDVVNSENREESIVKTKSSLKLSFTLMLVFVLGILIIPDFVYPFIFGKEFNETKLIMLLLAPGILAIAVSDMIGYYFSGIKELKILNIKSIVGLFITVIFSFFAIPKWGIWGACFVTTLSYVVSATILFWKFYQSTEFKIKDYIISKDEINTLIKTFSKKGH, from the coding sequence ATGAAGCAGCTTAAAGTTGTTCAGACTTTTATTTCGAGGTTCTTAATTTTGATTTTGAGCTTTGGTCTGGTCATCTTTTCTACCAACATGTGGGGAAGTGAAGGAAAAGGCACGATCTCAATTGTCATTGCCAATGTAGCTCTGGTAAGTTTTTTTAGCAGTATTTTTTCCGGAAGCAGCACATCTTATTTCGCAAGAAAATTTAAGGTAGAGCAGGTTCTGGTTTACTCTTATCTCTGGTCGCTCATTGTAGGAACTGCGGTTCCTTTGATATTCAGTTTTGCGGCCATTCAGAATGAGTTTCTATATTATTTGATTGGTATTTCTGTTTTTTCATCACTTTTATCAACCAATATTAGTCTGTTTATTGGGACGCAGAATATTCGGTTTTTCAATATTTATACTGTTTTACAGCAGTTTTTTCATGTTTTATTTATCGCAATTTTGATTTATATAGTTAAGCTGAAAGATGTTTCGGTTTACTTTTTAGCTCAGATTTTCTGCTTAGCATTTCTGTTTTTGACGAGTCTTATTCTAATCCTGAAGAAATGTAAATTTTCAGAATTTTCATTTTCAAAATTTGTATTCATCAATATGTTCGAATACGGTTGGAAAACTCAGTTGAGTGCATTCATTCAGTTTTTAAACTATAGGCTTTCTTTTTATTTTTTAGAATACTTTGAAGGAATTGCTGTTGTCGGAATCTTTTCTATCGGAATCACATTTTCAGAAGCAATATGGACGATCACAAGAAGTATTGCGGTCGTTCTCTATTCTGATGTTGTAAACAGTGAGAATAGGGAAGAATCTATTGTTAAAACCAAGTCTTCGTTAAAACTTTCATTCACATTAATGCTTGTTTTTGTCTTAGGAATTCTGATTATTCCGGACTTTGTGTATCCTTTTATTTTTGGAAAAGAATTTAATGAAACCAAACTCATTATGCTTTTATTAGCTCCTGGAATTTTAGCAATTGCAGTAAGCGATATGATCGGTTATTATTTTTCAGGAATTAAAGAGTTGAAAATATTAAATATAAAATCGATTGTAGGATTATTTATAACGGTTATTTTTTCATTTTTTGCTATTCCAAAATGGGGAATTTGGGGAGCTTGTTTTGTAACGACCTTATCTTACGTAGTTTCTGCAACGATATTATTCTGGAAATTTTATCAGTCTACCGAATTTAAAATAAAAGATTACATCATTTCTAAAGATGAAATTAATACGTTGATTAAAACTTTTTCTAAAAAAGGTCATTGA